One window of the Leishmania panamensis strain MHOM/PA/94/PSC-1 chromosome 16 sequence genome contains the following:
- a CDS encoding hypothetical protein (TriTrypDB/GeneDB-style sysID: LpmP.16.0780) yields the protein MPPLSGQFLVGQSPRRPYINRASKFFFAQLDKGFASPYVLVASGVFFSYLAWRVMEHYVRPRQEHLAQRLPVQRVPFEASHNVFWGLANPDEAGVSTTGSRGDDVEDIASNLFLPQLANERMEEAMRRPQLLFSEMSELHEQPSATNPSGEVDIVCLELSEFSPKLRDDVYYRSVHYVPAQGGSAVASSTGHQVSSLTGSKQTSSSRSDSSQKLMVRSDKVAEAPAAAAAASDSPLTTAEAGKAASTTDYLQFMPGQGEEVIHGIIKCKAVTTQNNCVPYAGHLEEEYARKLMLTLGPVHILRDATQTLLPRRFSFVKQVPVETLVLGMHSGELPRWLSTCYPNFNVHVVERDGTLVRLCRRFLGFQESSNLTVHIDDPVEYVRRQVAMRAHGNTTVAGVKPYELVLIDAIDGAGRLSTQYGRLEFISNIRRIMSDNGCIAVTLPNKDAEFVFNMVQNWRMGFTGRPVVLVHCVTSPCSILLTFQDTAARGKARIGSIAKVEEFQDVLREHIRHYGADRVQFDITREVSAGNFSVLNPEQAYGMEAYLPAGHPAILAARHQDVQEAVLRQRRSQGWGAWLRRLTGTALSPSQRSDLNGE from the coding sequence ATGCCACCGCTGTCGGGTCAGTTTCTCGTAGGGCAGAGCCCGAGGAGGCCGTACATCAACCGCGCCTCCAAGTTTTTCTTTGCGCAGCTGGACAAGGGGTTTGCCTCCCCGTACGTGCTAGTCGCCTCCGGCGTCTTCTTCTCATACTTAGCATGGCGAGTGATGGAGCACTACGTCCGGCCACGTCAGGAACACTTGGCGCAGCGTCTCCCGGTTCAGCGCGTACCATTTGAGGCGTCGCACAACGTGTTCTGGGGCCTTGCCAACCCAGACGAAGCCGGCGTCTCCACTACTGGCAGCCGTGGAGATGATGTGGAGGACATTGCAAGCAACTTgttcctgccgcagctggcgAACGAAAGGATGGAGGAAGCAATGCGCCGCCCCCAGCTGCTCTTCAGCGAGATGAGCGAGTTGCACGAGCAACCGTCTGCGACGAATCCCTCTGGTGAGGTGGACATTGTCTGCCTCGAGCTCTCTGAGTTCTCCCCCAAGCTACGTGACGACGTTTACTACCGCAGCGTGCACTACGTCCCGGCCCAAGGGGGGTCAGCTGTAGCCTCTTCGACAGGGCATCAAGTCTCCTCGCTGACCGGGTCAAAGCagacgagcagcagccgcagcgactCGAGCCAGAAGCTTATGGTGAGGTCAGACAAGGTGGCCGaggctcctgctgctgctgctgctgcttctgacTCTCCCCTGACCACAGCGGAGGCAGGGAAGGCCGCTTCAACCACGGACTACCTCCAATTTATGCCCGGCCAAGGCGAGGAGGTGATACACGGCATTATCAAGTGCAAAGCTGTGACGACACAGAACAACTGTGTCCCTTACGCTGGCCACCTCGAGGAGGAGTACGCACGCAAGCTCATGCTGACCCTCGGGCCTGTACACATCCTGCGCGACGCCACCCAAACGCTGTTACCGCggcgcttctcctttgtgaAACAGGTACCCGTCGAAACCCTGGTACTCGGCATGCACTCGGGCGAGCTGCCACGGTGGCTAAGCACGTGCTACCCGAACTTTAACGTTCATGTGGTAGAGCGGGATGGCACACTGGTGCGGTTATGCAGGCGGTTTCTGGGTTTTCAGGAGTCGAGCAACCTCACAGTGCACATCGATGATCCTGTCGAGTACGTGCGGCGCCAGGTGGCCATGCGAGCCCACGGTAACACGACCGTCGCCGGGGTCAAGCCATACGAGCTGGTGTTGATTGACGCGATAGACGGTGCGGGGCGGCTGAGCACGCAGTACGGTCGCCTGGAGTTCATCAGTAACATCCGCCGCATCATGAGCGACAACGGGTGCATCGCCGTCACTCTCCCCAACAAGGATGCTGAGTTTGTCTTCAACATGGTGCAGAACTGGCGCATGGGGTTTACAGGGCGGCCGGTAGTGCTGGTGCACTGTGTGACGTCGCCCTGCTCGATCCTCCTGACGTTCCAGGACACCGCCGCGCGCGGCAAGGCAAGAATCGGCAGCATCGCTAAGGTGGAGGAGTTTCAGGATGTGCTTCGGGAGCACATTCGGCACTACGGGGCTGACCGGGTGCAGTTCGACATCACGCGTGAGGTGAGCGCGGGCAACTTTAGCGTTCTTAACCCGGAACAGGCGTACGGGATGGAGGCGTACTTGCCGGCAGGTCACCCCGCAATCCTTGCTGCGAGGCACCAGGATGTGCAGGAGGCGGtactgcgccagcgccgtaGTCAAGGCTGGGGCGCGTGGTTGCGCCGCTTAACCGGGacagcgctgtcgccgagCCAACGCAGCGATCTCAATGGCGAGTGA
- the CHI-1 gene encoding chitinase (TriTrypDB/GeneDB-style sysID: LpmP.16.0760), giving the protein MEPRRALVLALCLAVVLHLSCLGAPLSTTVAAAASAAVRDSAASSSSSQNASITTASPLPFAVFGYLPEYRQSWFNYEAFFKSGLTHLIFFSAEVDPATLRLTHVDDRLPSDGEWARIRRLADLHGAKLMLCIGGGGRSSGFSDLVGDPVRRLSFIEEVNAVLLTRELDGIDFNWEYPQTMTEWLNFGRFLLELRSTLGYAPAVGREHAAGLIGERHHRTRVRRAVLSMALHPHSSIAAVLQSARVLHSLDYVHWMAYDHILGTEPHSSVEYAASVLSEEMIGLFSEATYNKRSGQTRQELRTEQDHRRKLTLGIPFYGRHREDRRRQPETYDRLWRSIQQWARKKHPAWVEGGAELRALNNYGGYSFTGYNDVKRKMRLARAANLSGIMIWELGQDVPPGTSPMSLMAAVHEQLADWGLLTDSGHGSGGDVNGDDTGHLQQRQRRYLSPDVAEDGDL; this is encoded by the coding sequence ATGGAGCCGAGGCGAGCACTTGTACTGGCGTTGTGTCTCGCAGTAGTGCTTCACTTGAGCTGTCTGGGTGCACCACTGAGCACGACGgtagccgctgctgcgtctgcagCCGTACGTGAtagcgccgccagcagcagcagcagccaaaaCGCCTCAATTACTACggcttctcctttgccctTTGCTGTCTTTGGGTACTTGCCCGAGTACCGCCAGAGCTGGTTCAACTACGAGGCCTTCTTCAAATCAGGGCTCACCCATCTCATCTTTTTCAGTGCCGAGGTTGATCCAGCTACCTTGCGTCTCACCCACGTAGATGACCGCCTGCCGTCAGACGGCGAGTGGGCCCGCATCCGCCGGCTGGCAGACCTGCACGGTGCGAAGCTGATGCTCTGcattggtggtggtggccgcagCTCCGGGTTTTCGGACCTCGTCGGGGACCCGGTGCGGCGGCTATCGTTTATTGAGGAGGTgaatgcggtgctgctgacgcgagAGCTCGACGGTATCGACTTCAACTGGGAGTATCCGCAGACAATGACTGAGTGGTTGAACTTTGGCCGCTTCCTACTGGAGCTCCGGTCTACCCTGGGCTATGCTCCCGCTGTAGGAAGAGAACACGCAGCTGGACTGATCGGtgagcggcaccaccgcacccGAGTGCGGCGCGCCGTCTTGTCCATGGCCCTCCATCCCCATTCGTCTATTGCAGCTGTACTGCAGTCCGCTCGAGTGCTTCACTCGCTCGACTACGTGCACTGGATGGCATATGACCATATTCTCGGGACCGAGCCACACAGCTCGGTCGAGTACGCTGCCTCGGTGCTCAGTGAGGAGATGATTGGGCTCTTTAGCGAGGCTACCTACAACAAGCGTTCTGGGCAGACGCGCCAGGAGCTGCGCACAGAGCAGGACCACCGCCGCAAGCTTACCCTTGGAATCCCCTTCTATGGTCGTCATCGAGAAGATAGGCGACGGCAGCCCGAGACGTACGATCGCCTCTGGCGCTCAATCCAGCAATGGGCTCGCAAGAAACACCCAGCATGGGTTGAGGGGGGAGCAGAGCTGCGGGCTTTGAACAACTACGGCGGGTACAGCTTCACTGGCTACAACGATGTGAAGCGCAAGATGCGACTGGCACGCGCTGCTAACTTGTCTGGGATAATGATCTGGGAGCTGGGGCAGGATGTCCCACCTGGGACTTCACCGATGTCGCTCATGGCTGCAGTCCACGAGCAGCTGGCGGACTGGGGTTTACTGACTGACAGCGGTCACGGTAGTGGTGGCGACGTGAACGGAGATGACACAGGCCACCTTCAGCAACGACAGCGCCGGTATTTATCCCCAGATGTGGCCGAGGACGGTGATCTATGA
- a CDS encoding hypothetical protein (TriTrypDB/GeneDB-style sysID: LpmP.16.0790) → MFILRIAGDVNGVKRNIEVTFPQRPSLQQVCTVAETILPLQGWGDHRPLRSPGAAATQGAGDDAPSTAGPSRAPANAKSRAAVPAVSYAVESLVYLDRATRQWDELYSASQLTSGAQVYCFFFLQYYRVAAAQGKRSSSAFPSSSSVFPVGTEHVSDSASPSLPVHGGLPLGAGVPQNWVDPDCPGAIPEPQQRLLWDGASGTRGRVNQRAQGLDGSFNRAESAFPSLTQASTQSRGDVAHGFAARLCPTPASSSVSFRGHGFPFLFPSRTVPFSGSAWSDLSPVAGAASRSMNKANSPSLFSAPTFTPPRQAVAGFMRSASLPTRKEHNSIVEAQGRKPSPLRRHSTSSRLRDERYTSLSKLIPDWSALLLSGEEGHGGRYFRLSDRLAFLFDVLVHLDPQEDGAGQRQYILLRDFYLLASRFTSTCTSAAALPRSSYAAMGVRDTPVQSTILNITAELDEQLHWTWDDVVRHADKDRDGCIAYREWISFGIEHPEVIQLLCRAVYVLLLREAASPMGCYPDIPTSPSAQTLLLAQPGHLLSHSTSSRSGRGDRACNNDVMPFSNFPKFCRGHNSQMNGRHAGKSWVMRVAEAHELRSTRCEACRELHAELSEDCCSKASAQTNFVFSLRR, encoded by the coding sequence ATGTTTATCTTGCGCATCGCAGGCGACGTGAACGGCGTGAAGCGCAACATCGAGGTGACTTTCCCACAACGTCCGTCTCTTCAGCAAGTGTGCACCGTTGCGGAGACGATTCTGCCACTGCAAGGGTGGGGCGATCACCGACCGTTGCGCTCACCAggggcggcagcaacgcagGGTGCGGGAGACGATGCCCCTAGCACCGCCGGGCCCTCCAGAGCTCCCGCTAACGCCAAGTcacgtgctgcagtgccggcGGTCTCGTATGCGGTGGAATCACTGGTCTACCTGGACCGAGCTACCCGCCAGTGGGACGAATTGTACAGCGCCTCTCAGCTCACCTCGGGGGCGCAGGTGTACTGCTTCTTTTTTCTGCAGTATTACagagtggcggcggcccaGGGGAAAAGGTCAAGCtccgccttcccctcctcgtcctccgtATTTCCTGTTGGAACGGAGCACGTAAGCGACTCTGCGTCGCCGAGCTTGCCGGTCCATGGGGGTCTGCCTCTCGGTGCCGGTGTTCCACAGAACTGGGTTGATCCCGATTGCCCAGGCGCCATTCCAgagcctcagcagcgccttctctggGACGGCGCCAGTGGTACTCGAGGTCGTGTTAATCAGAGAGCGCAAGGCTTGGATGGAAGCTTCAACCGTGCCGAATCTGCTTTCCCCTCGCTGACGCAGGCAAGTACGCAGAGCCGCGGTGATGTGGCGCACGGCTTTGCTGCTAGACTGTGCCCAACGCCTGCCTCGTCTTCCGTATCGTTTCGCGGTCACGGCTTCCCATTCCTGTTCCCCTCGCGCACGGTTCCATTCAGTGGTTCAGCGTGGTCAGACCTTTCGCCTGTGGCAGGGGCGGCATCTCGATCGATGAACAAGGCAAactcgccctctcttttctccgcTCCCACTTTCACCCCTCCTCGGCAGGCTGTCGCTGGCTTCATGCGATCTGCGTCCCTGCCTACCCGCAAAGAGCACAATAGTATTGTGGAGGCGCAAGGACGGAAGCCGTCACCACTGAGGCGGCATTCGACCTCTTCACGGCTGCGCGACGAACGTTATACCTCTCTCTCGAAGTTGATCCCAGACTGGTCTGCACTGCTGTTAAGCGGCGAGGAAGGCCACGGAGGCCGCTACTTTAGACTCAGCGATCGCCTGGCCTTTTTGTTTGACGTTTTGGTCCACCTTGACCCTCAGGAGGACGGCgcagggcagcggcagtacaTCCTCTTGAGGGACTTCTATCTCCTTGCCTCGCGCTTTACTTCCACttgcacctctgccgctgctcttcctcgctcGAGTTACGCAGCGATGGGTGTCCGTGACACACCTGTCCAGTCGACAATCCTGAACATTACGGCAGAGCTCGATGAGCAGCTACACTGGACCTGGGACGACGTCGTGCGACACGCGGACAAGGATCGCGATGGCTGCATCGCGTACAGAGAGTGGATTTCATTCGGCATCGAGCACCCAGAGGTGATCCAGCTGCTATGCCGCGCTGTCTATGTGTTACTCCTACGCGAGGCAGCCTCGCCAATGGGCTGTTACCCAGACATACCCACCAGTCCAAGTGCACAGACTCTGCTGTTAGCGCAACCTGGCCACCTCCTTTCTCACTCCACTTCTTCCAGGAGTGGTCGGGGTGACAGGGCTTGCAATAACGATGTCATGCCCTTTTCAAACTTCCCGAAGTTCTGCCGTGGCCATAACTCCCAGATGAATGGCAGACACGCCGGCAAAAGCTGGGTGATGCGTGTTGCTGAAGCGCACGAGCTGCGTAGTACACGTTGCGAGGCGTGTCGAGAGCTGCACGCCGAACTCTCCGaggactgctgcagcaaaGCATCCGCGCAAACAAACTTTGTATTTTCTCTGAGGCGATGA
- a CDS encoding hypothetical protein (TriTrypDB/GeneDB-style sysID: LpmP.16.0770), with translation MNLLGVTFIAVSKVIVAVLVGVFTTSLIPHSAKTLRDFAYLISTILLTSLTVSNTAKSIDLDVLFRCSILILFSLFSIACGLLWGVLFGLVFFRPNPKYSGIPPDLRKDVRLDLLYDRVTAEGADHHGGPLSSSATTHPGSKKKKKRVPYVAVVLSEHFREAGVNESEIVNALEVTDERQEDYGGYNYASWVACSTQNGVTLPLSLMLNIASSVPYIDKEHTAAYIFVFSISYLLYLWSACPIFVEAGQKSVTKQRLIREILQKHKRMMSRCDATTQTLSLPVKYVPENDEDSAEDVRVDGRATGTRQTSSLEPQCTRFIQPLAASAAASGSIECSDNTSALEAGDEATRDARDTRVSVRADSATYTLDPITPLQNSFTQTDRKLTRAGGNRAGAEVISNTPGTPTPADLMAAECAYTMASAVQLPYDWAAAGFIRVKYESEIKALKKKSISEKVQHLGRGTWGLIKKAMTSPPFLATVLGIVIGIIPPVRRLFAGGPLEMVMDAIALIGEGSIPASLLLLGANLVGSSSTSESELSKLTQVRLRHAEQNTEYPLHPEVWRLLGEDATYARWYDEQHIDIEFDMHRSSLHMLMQGGPLPASTMASHANAASVAPMTEYGDEEGGGEGVGAKKKRTFMGGVRRTLSLRGIRPTFVWGIIIFRMLISPTLSFFLLVFLIKTMPFLFGGRGTLDKTLIMVLMVELAAPTAINSTLLFNAYQFMMYPWAKMLFLQYILCIMSMVMWTTIGLSYVSSL, from the coding sequence ATGAACCTTTTAGGTGTGACATTCATCGCCGTCAGCAAGGTGATTGTGGCGGTGCTAGTAGGCGTGTTCACGACAAGCTTGATCCCGCACAGCGCGAAGACGCTGCGCGACTTTGCCTACCTGATCTCCACGATCCTCCTCACGTCCCTCACCGTGTCGAACACCGCCAAGTCTATCGACCTCGATGTGCTTTTTCGGTGTAGCATCCtcattttgttttctcttttctcgaTTGCGTGTGGGCTTTTGTGGGGCGTACTTTTCGGCCTTGTGTTCTTCCGGCCGAACCCCAAGTACTCGGGTATTCCCCCGGATCTGCGCAAGGATGTGCGGCTCGACCTCCTGTATGATCGCGTGACGGCTGAAGGTGCCGACCATCACGGGGGACCGCTCTCGTCGTCTGCTACTACGCATCCTGGtagcaagaagaagaagaagagggtcCCGTACGTGGCCGTAGTGCTGAGCGAGCACTTTCGAGAGGCTGGCGTCAATGAAAGTGAGATTGTGAATGCGCTGGAGGTGACGGATGAGCGGCAGGAGGACTACGGCGGGTACAACTACGCCTCATGGGTCGCTTGCTCTACTCAGAACGGTGTCACATTGCCTCTGTCGCTCATGCTGAACATCGCGAGCTCTGTCCCTTACATTGACAAGGAGCACACCGCTGCGTACATTTTTGTGTTTAGCATCAGCTACTTGCTGTACTTGTGGTCTGCTTGCCCGATATTTGTAGAGGCGGGCCAGAAGTCTGTCACGAAGCAGAGGCTGATCCGCGAAATTCTGCAGAAGCACAAGCGGATGATGTCCCGATGCGATGCCACGACGCAGACACTCTCACTGCCCGTCAAATATGTGCCGGAGAACGATGAGGACTCTGCGGAGGACGTTAGAGTCGATGGCAGGGCGACCGGGACGAGGCAGACCAGCAGTCTCGAGCCTCAATGCACACGATTCATCCAGCCTCTCgctgcctcggcggcggcttctGGCAGCATTGAGTGCAGTGACAACACAAGTGCGCTGGAGGCTGGTGACGAGGCCACCAGGGATGCTCGCGATACTCGAGTAAGCGTCCGTGCGGACTCCGCCACGTACACTCTCGACCCGATCACGCCGCTTCAGAACTCCTTTACACAGACGGATCGAAAGCTTACCCGCGCAGGCGGTAATCGTGCTGGAGCTGAGGTGATATCCAATACTCCTGGCACACCCACTCCTGCGGACCTCATGGCTGCTGAGTGCGCGTACACGATGGCGtcagcggtgcagctgccgtacGACTGGGCCGCCGCCGGCTTCATTCGCGTCAAGTACGAGAGCGAGATAAAAGCGCTCAAGAAGAAGTCAATCTCCGAGAAGGTCCAACATCTCGGACGCGGCACCTGGGGGCTCATCAAGAAGGCCATGACGAGCCCGCCCTTCCTCGCCACAGTGCTGGGCATCGTAATTGGCATCATTCCCCCCGTACGCCGGCTGTTTGCGGGCGGGCCACTGGAGATGGTGATGGACGCCATCGCGCTTATTGGCGAGGGCTCGATTCcggcgtcactgctgctgctcggcgcaAACCTTGtcggctcctcctcgaccAGCGAGTCAGAGTTGAGTAAGCTGACGCAGGTGCGCCTCCGCCATGCCGAGCAGAACACCGAGTACCCGTTGCATCCCGAAGTCTGGCGGCTGCTTGGCGAGGATGCTACGTACGCCAGGTGGTATGACGAACAGCATATCGACATAGAGTTCGACATGCACAGGTCCTCCTTGCATATGCTGATGCAGGGTGGGCCTCTGCCTGCGTCGACGATGGCCAGTCACGCCAATGCCGCCTCTGTGGCGCCGATGACCGAGTACGGTGACGAGGAAGGTGGCGGGGAGGGCGTTGGCgccaagaagaagcgcacctTCATGGGCGGCGTGCGACGCACCCTGTCGCTTCGAGGCATCCGGCCTACGTTTGTGTGGGGCATCATCATCTTTCGCATGCTCATCTCCCCGACGTTGagcttcttcctccttgtCTTTCTCATCAAGACAATGCCGTTTCTCTTCGGTGGTCGGGGCACGCTGGACAAGACGCTCATCATGGTGCTCATGGTTGAGCTGGCGGCGCCGACTGCGATCAACAGCACTCTGCTGTTCAACGCATACCAGTTCATGATGTATCCATGGGCGAAGATGCTCTTCTTGCAGTACATCCTGTGCATCATGTCAATGGTGATGTGGACCACCATCGGCTTGAGCTACGTGTCGTCGTTGTAG
- a CDS encoding iron-sulfur cluster assembly protein, putative (TriTrypDB/GeneDB-style sysID: LpmP.16.0800), with protein MATSDPETTAAVVNPSRPSNSGAIASASSNMPLQTQQLYKSSHKGRGTTPVPKSYQEDRLHARNVPASEADAPSSTDAEGAAPSPLFGARSSCTEDAGSVPQRKLSPLQRRQLQFRNKAAFALTPQALRRVKHLLAQYSTAHSAAAVKSPLTIDASAAAPSGIRIGVRRRGCSGYSYTVNYYFDSAKRGDKGATPPRKMADLMGDLVVEQDGIKIVVDADAHFYVIGTVMDYVVTNVEEKFTFKNPNQKYSCGCGESFMPFDGDDVDDD; from the coding sequence ATGGCGACCTCTGACCCCgagaccaccgccgcagtcgtGAACCCCAGCCGTCCCTCTAACAGCGGCGCGATTGCGTCTGCGTCGTCAAACATGCCGTTGCAGACTCAGCAGCTCTACAAATCGTCTCACAAGGGGCGGGGAACGACTCCGGTGCCAAAGTCGTATCAGGAGGACAGACTCCATGCCCGAAATGTTCCTGCTAGCGAGGCCGATGCACCTTCATCTACTGATGCCGAAggggcagcgccgtcaccgctgtTTGGCGCGCGCTCGTCTTGCACAGAGGACGCCGGCTCGGTTCCCCAGAGGAAACTTTCGCCGCTTCAGaggaggcagctgcagtttCGCAACAAGGCTGCCTTTGCCCTTACCCCACAGGCTCTCCGGCGTGTGAAGCACCTACTCGCGCAGTACTCGACAGCACACTCGGCCGCGGCAGTCAAGTCGCCGTTGACCATCGatgcctctgctgcagctccttctggGATCCGCATTGgtgtgcggcggcgtggTTGCAGTGGGTACAGCTACACGGTGAACTACTACTTTGACTCGGCAAAGCGCGGCGACAAGGGTGCGACTCCACCGCGCAAGATGGCCGACTTGATGGGGGACTTGGTCGTGGAGCAGGATGGCATTAAGATCGTCGTGGATGCTGATGCCCACTTCTACGTGATTGGCACGGTAATGGACTATGTGGTAACCAACGTTGAGGAGAAGTTCACCTTCAAGAATCCGAACCAGAAGtacagctgcggctgcggggaGAGTTTCATGCCATTCGACGGAGATGACGTGGACGATGACTAG
- a CDS encoding hypothetical protein (TriTrypDB/GeneDB-style sysID: LpmP.16.0810), with protein MDSESMASALQLLLEAEGAVIHSALQVRALPSMGGGMGVVLTEKLGAGTLLARFPFRSIITVRKARFNLAMAEVALELRESQEVTASTSGNSKGDDRAMGVGMDTDALRAIPFASRVWSGSEFESRVRSQLLRQAIDAKVEELEEVLDSTETIVCYVLLMASLYGRWSHHACLLRRGADEEPSALATADCSSEAGSRQAPTLHYTHENAWMRMWIHALPMQYDNLLELVPEQEDSPHCSPHHGTVLDSAAHEPDVLSGVATTVSPPQFPLARGSVCAASSEWLRSYISLRRFQASVMREQQAIQRRYVKCCAALRCLRCLPRGVEVASESEGERHGALAPQSGEVVKCGPSLSSSQQDPSGRGHGAACTLGQFLWAFNTLMSRGFYFPEETWAMMPFVDYFNYALESNGTMYPQEDDPEDPECLTNVLLSKSNHSGAASSAPYKQRRRTGLRTARVSKAAVPLANYQTYEFQLVQSTCTLREQVMLHYGTYSDVELLMWYGFTLRPSLLPVPQISAVSEGCKKGIIPVVPPYLGDADGSLMQAAHGLRLALFQLVSAPTRMTYYRRCVAPFHRCDDAEKDSDEEAAYKAWLAALHCAYRLPLSPIANAEGSYPETTPGATWLDELLRAFAQTPVIAAPHEDAAPEDEVAYRIDAWMRWWGSKRWPVFAASAFPNIAKGCALGVLGLSSVLHAALHSSFWTPNPKQISLSLQERLLVVRGLAWAELYVNTTTTAQAEELMASSGPASTAAAEFARTVSVDQWTLLRFLALESTDAALEEYVEYTLESER; from the coding sequence ATGGACAGCGAGAGTATGGCAtcggcactgcagctgttgcttgaggcagagggggcCGTTATCCACTCTGCACTGCAGGTCcgtgcgctgccgtcgaTGGGCGGCGGTATGGGTGTGGTGCTCACCGAAAAGCTTGGCGCTGGCACCCTTTTAGCGCGCTTCCCTTTTCGATCCATAATCACGGTGCGCAAGGCGCGATTTAACTTGGCAATGGCGGAGGTCGCGCTTGAGCTTCGCGAGAGTCAAGAGGTGACAGCGTCTACAAGCGGTAATAGTAAAGGGGATGACAGGGCTATGGGGGTAGGGATGGATACCGACGCTCTGCGTGCCATTCCGTTCGCCTCACGTGTGTGGTCCGGGTCCGAGTTCGAGTCGCGAGTGCGTTCACAGCTCCTGCGCCAAGCCATTGACgccaaggtggaggagctggaggaggtcCTCGACAGCACCGAGACCATCGTGTGCTATGTGCTCCTCATGGCATCCCTCTACGGTCGCTGGTCTCACCACGCATGCCTCTTGAGGAGGGGTGCAGATGAGGAACCTTCCGCTCTAGCGACGGCGGACTGTTCTTCTGAAGCTGGATCAAGGCAGGCACCTACACTGCACTACACGCACGAGAACGCGTGGATGCGGATGTGGATTCACGCGCTGCCGATGCAGTATGATAACCTTCTCGAGCTTGTCCCGGAGCAGGAAGACTCACCGCACTGTTCACCACATCACGGCACAGTGCTGGATAGCGCGGCGCATGAGCCGGATGTGCTGTCTGGGGTTGCAACAACGGTGTCGCCACCTCAATTTCCTCTTGCTCGTGGCTCAGTCTGCGCCGCGTCGTCTGAATGGCTCCGGTCGTACATCTCACTGCGCCGCTTTCAAGCGAGTGTGATgcgcgagcagcaggcaatTCAGCGGCGCTACGTGAAGtgctgtgcggcgctgcggtgcctGCGGTGTCTGCCAAGGGGGGTTGAGGTGGCGTCGGAGTCGGAGGGGGAGCGGCATGGCGCACTGGCGCCTCAAAGTGGTGAGGTTGTTAAGTGTGGACCTTCGCTTTCTTCGAGCCAACAAGACCCTAGTGGACGTGGCCATGGCGCCGCGTGCACACTCGGTCAGTTTTTGTGGGCATTTAACACGCTGATGAGTCGTGGCTTTTACTTCCCCGAGGAGACGTGGGCGATGATGCCGTTTGTCGATTACTTCAACTACGCCTTGGAGTCGAACGGGACGATGTATCCGCAAGAAGACGACCCCGAAGACCCGGAGTGCCTTACAAACGTCTTGTTGTCGAAGAGCAACCACAGCGGGGCCGCTAGCTCGGCACCGTACaagcaacggcggcgcacTGGGCTGCGCACTGCCAGAGTCAGCAAGGCCGCGGTGCCGCTTGCCAACTACCAAACATACGAGTTTCAGCTCGTTCAGTCGACTTGCACACTCAGGGAGCAGGTGATGCTGCACTATGGTACTTACTCAGACGTGGAGCTACTCATGTGGTACGGGTTCACCTTGCGACCTTCACTGTTGCCTGTGCCACAGATCTCCGCCGTGTCGGAGGGCTGTAAGAAGGGGATCATACCGGTAGTGCCTCCGTACTTGGGTGACGCTGACGGCTCCTTGATGCAAGCTGCGCACGGGCTTCGGCTGGCGCTTTTTCAGTTGGTCTCCGCCCCAACACGCATGACCTACTACCGGCGGTGTGTTGCGCCGTTTCATCGGTGCGACGACGCTGAGAAGGATtcggacgaggaggcagcgTACAAAGCTTGGCTCGCCGCGCTCCATTGTGCCTATCGCCTGCCACTGTCTCCCATCGCTAACGCTGAGGGAAGCTATCCAGAGACCACACCTGGGGCCACGTGGCTTGACGAGCTGCTGAGGGCATTTGCTCAAACGCCGGTAATAGCAGCACCCCACGAGGATGCAGCGCCCGAGGACGAAGTTGCCTATCGCATCGATGCGTGGATGCGATGGTGGGGCAGCAAGCGATGGCCCGTGTTCGCCGCGTCGGCGTTCCCAAACATCGCCAAAGGATGCGCCTTGGGAGTGCTTGGTTTGTCTTCGGTCCTTCACGCTGCACTTCACAGCAGCTTCTGGACCCCTAATCCAAAGCAAATCTCGCTGAGCCTGCAGGAGCGCCTGCTTGTGGTGCGCGGTTTGGCGTGGGCGGAGCTGTACGTGAACACGACAACTACGGCGCAAGCAGAAGAGCTGATGGCATCCTCTGGCCCTGCAAgcacggccgctgctgagtTCGCCCGTACGGTGTCTGTGGATCAGTGGACATTGCTGCGCTTTCTCGCCCTGGAGagcaccgacgccgcgctggaggagtACGTTGAGTACACCTTGGAGAGCGAGCGGTAG